Part of the Desulfohalovibrio reitneri genome is shown below.
GGCGTGGTGGAGAAGGTCGAGGGCGAGTCCGTGACCATCCGTGCCAGCCGTGACGTGCAGCCCGAAGAGAGCGGGAAGCTGGATACGGCCTCGGCCGATGCCCTGCGGCGTTCACTGACCCGCAAGGGCGTGGACATGCGCCGCATCAAGCCGGCCAAGGAACTGGTGGTCAACGGGGTCAATCCCGAGCCGGGGAGCTCGGTGCACCAGCAGCTTCTGACCCACGAGATGGAGACCCTGCTGGCCGGGTTGGCCAAGGTGCAGGCCGTGGTCGGACCGTCCCGAATCTTTCTTGTCGCCCCCGAGGGGCAGCCCGCCCTGGGGCCCAACCCCGTGGTGCGGGTGGAGCCGGTCCATCCCAACGGGCTGGACTCCCTGGCCGCGCGGGCCGTTACCGAGCGCGAATGGCCAGGGGACGTGGCCGTGGCCACGGTGCTTGATTTGTGGCGCATCGGCCGGGTTGCCCGCACCGGCCGCCCCCTCACCGAGACGGTGCTGACCTGCGGCGGGGACAACTGGCGGGTACCCATCGGCGTGAGCGCCGGGCACATGCTGGAAGCCGCCGGGCTGAAGCCCGGGGACGGCGACCGGGTGGCCCTGGGCGGACGCATGCTGGGCGCGGCCCAGTACGAGCTTTCCGCAGCCGTGAGCCGCGACACCTACGCCCTGACCCTGGTTGCGGCCTCCGAAGGCCCGGAGTACGAGGACGCCGCCTGCATCAACTGCGGCGAGTGCGACCGCGTCTGTCCGGCACGCATCCCGGTAAGCCTCATGGCCCGTCAGGCGGAGTTCGGCTACTACGATCGGGCCGCGGACCTGGACCTGTACTCCTGTCTGGAGTGCGGCCTGTGCGCCTGGGTCTGCCCGGCCCGCCGTCCCATGCTGCAGTACATCCGGCTGGCCAAGACCGAATTGGACAAGACCGAGGACTGGCTGCCCGATGAGCACCGCGCCCTGCGCGACCGTGCCAGGGCATGGCTTCGGAGGATCTGGTCGTGAAGCTGACCGTCTCCTGCCCCCCGCATTCCCATTGCGGCCGCACCACACGTGGACTCATGGCTTCCTGGCTGCTGGCCATGCTGCCGGCCGCGGTCATGGCCGCGCTGCTGTACGGGCTGCCCGCGGTGCGGGTCATGGCCTTGTCCATGGCCGTGGCAGTGGCCGTGGAGTGGCTGTGTTGCCGGGCCATGAAGCGGCCGTCCTCCATCGGCGACGGCAACGCCCTGCTCATCGGCCTGACCTTCGCTTTCCTCGTGCCGGTCACGGCGCCGTGGTGGCTTGTCACGGTGGGGTCGGCCACGGCCGTAGCCCTGGGCAAGATGGCTTTCGGCGGCCTGGGCGGCAATCCGCTCAACCCGGCCGTGGTGGGCTGGGCCGTCTGCCGCGTTTCCTGGAAGGGGCCCATGAACCCTGATTTCTCGGTGCTGCAGACCGCTCTGGAGTCGCCGGTGAGCGTCTTTAAATACTTCGGACCGCGGGCGGCTGCCGAGATGGACAAGCTGGCCATGTTCTTCGGCGACCAGCTCGGGGGCGTGGCCGACAGCCAAGTGGCCGCGTTGCTGCTGGGCGGCGCGCTGCTGCTGGCCACGGGCAGGCTGCGTCCGGCCATCCCCCTGGCCTACCTGGCCGGGCTGGCCGGGGCCGCTTGGGTCTTCCAGATGGCCCTGCCCGGCGAGGCTGCCTCCCCGGCTTTTCATCTGCTGGCTGGCGGCACCGTGTTCGCGGCCTTTTTCCTGGCTCCCGAGTGGGGCTCCAGCCCGGTCTCCAAGCGGGGCATGATCGTCTACGGCCTCTTCGCCGGGGCCATGACCGTGCTCATACGCCAGTACGGGGTCTACACCCAGGCCGCGCCTTTCGCCGTGCTTTTGGCCAATCTGCTGACGCCGCTGCTGGACAACCTGCGGCCCAAGGCGTTCGCCAGGGGAGGTCGGTGATGCGCGAGGGCCTGCGCATGATCATTGTCCTGACCTGCATCTGCGCCGGGTCCGGTTTTCTGCTGGCCTCGGTCAAGCAGTGGACCGAACCCAAGATCGAAAACCAGATCCTGACCCACGTCAAGGGCCCGGCGGTCATGGCCGTTCTGCCGCCGCACGACAACGACCCCATCATGGATCGCCGCTCCTTCGTGATGCCGGATGGCGGCGAGGCGGTGGTCTTTCCGGCCGTCTCCGGGGGTGAGCTGCGGGCCGTGGCCTTGGAGCGCACCGCCGAGGGCTACGGCGGCCCGCTGGGCGTCATGGTCGGCTTCGAGGTGGGCGAGGAGGCGCTGACCGGCATCGCCGTGACCACCCACCGCGAGACCCCGGGGGTGGGATCGCGGGTCACTCTGCCGGGCTTCACCAGGCAGTTCGGCGGCCATCCCTTCTCCCAGCTGATCCTGCGCAGCGGGGGAGGGGACATCGACGCCGTCTCCGGTGCCACCGTTTCCTCCAAGGCGGCCATTTCCGCCGTCAACAAGGCGGTGGAGGACTACCGGGCTATCGCCCCCAGTCTGCGGGAGGCATTCGGCTCATGAACAGGCTCTGGAAGGAATTCAGCAAGGGGCTGTGGCGGGACCTGCCGCCCTTCAAGATCGTGCTGGGCCTGTGCCCGGTGCTGGCCGTGACCAAGAGCGCCTCCAACGGTCTGGGCATGGGCGTGGCGGTCATCTTCGTGCTCACCCTGGCCAACATCATCGTCTCCTCCCTGCGCAAGCTCATTCCGGCCAAGGTGCGCATCGCGGCCTACATCGTCATCATCGCCACCCTGGTGGTGACGGTGGAGCAACTCATGCAGGCCTTCAGCTACCCGCTCTACCAGCGCCTTGGCATTTTCGTTCCCCTCATCGTGGTCAACTGCCTCATCCTTGGCCGGGCCGAAGCCTTCGCCGCGCGCAACCCGGTGCACCTGGCCGCGGCCGACGGCCTGGGCATGGGAGTGGGCTTCGCCGCCTCCCTCACCGTGCTGGGCGGCCTGCGCGAGCTGCTCGGGGCGGGGTCGCTGTTCGGCGCGGCCGTCATGCCCGCTTCCTTCGAACCCTTCGCCTTCATGATCGAGGCTCCCGGGGCCTTCGTCAGCCTTGGGCTGATGCTGGCGGCCATGAATGTCATCGGCCGCCTGGAAGGGCGCGCGCCGGCCCAGCACGGCGGCTGCGCCACCTGCGCCGGGGCCTGCTACAGGCGCGAGGGGGTGGAGGAAATGGAGGCGGGCGGCCTGCCGCCCGGGCTCGAGGATTTCCGCAAGGAAAAGCAGGAGTCGTAGATGCACGACTACTTCCTGATGGTCATGTCGGCCATCTTCGTGAACAACATCGTCCTGGCGCAGTACTTGGGCAATTGCCCCTTCCTGGGCTGCTCCAAGGACCGCAAGGTGGCCATGGGCATGGGCGGAGCGGTGGTTTTCGTGGCCTTCATGGCCAGCGTCATCACTTGGCTCATCCAGCGCTACGCCCTCACTCCCCTGGGGCTGGGCTACCTGCAGACCATCGTTTTCATCCTGGTCATCGCCTCGCTGGTGCAGTTCGTGGAGATGTTCCTCAAGAAGGTCATCCCGCCGCTGTATACAGCGCTGGGCATCTTCCTCCCGCTTATCACCACCAACTGCGCGGTCATGGGCATCGCCCTTCTGGTGCAGCGGCAGGAGCTGACCTTCACCGAGGCCGTGGTCTTTTCCCTGGCCTCCGGCGCGGGCTTCATGCTGGCCCTGGTGGTGCTCTCCGCCATCCGCGAGCGACTGCTGGTGGCGCGGATGCCCAAGGCCATGGAAGGCACGGCCGCCGGGCTGGTCATGGCCGGGCTCATGTCCCTGGCCTTCTTCGCCTTCCAGGGGATGATCTAGGATGATTTGCCAAGTCCGCGCGCGGCATTACATTGGACTAGATGATGGTTGAAACATCCGTCCTCTTCCTGCTGGCCCTTGGATTCGGCGCCGCCGTGGTGCTGGCGGTGGCCTCGCGGCTTCTCTACGTCAAGGAGGACCCCCGCATCGCCGAGGTGGAGGCCGTGCTGCCGGGCATCAACTGCGGCGGTTGCGGCTACGCTGGCTGCGCCGGGGTGGCCCAGGCCGTGGTCAAGGGCGAGGCCGGGACCAACGTGTGCGTGGCCGGCGGCCCGGAAACCGCCGAGGCCGTTGCCGGGGTTCTGGGACTGGAGGTCATGCTCCGAGAGCCGGAACTCGCCTTCCATGACTGCCAGGGCGGACGCCGGGCCGCGGAGAAGTACCAATACGAGGGCGTGCGTGACTGCCGCGCCCAGGCGCTTCTGCACGGAGGCTCCAAGGAGTGCGGCTACGGCTGCCTGGGGCTGGGCACCTGCGTGCGCGCCTGCCCCTTCGGCGCCATGCGCATGACCGCCAAGGGCGTGCCGGAAATCGACCCGGCCAAGTGCCGCGCCTGCGGCCGTTGCGCCGATGTCTGCCCGCGCGGGGTGATGACCATCGTCTCCACCCCGGCCCGCCTGCTGCATCTGAACACCACCGGGGAGTGTCTGGCTCCCTGCCGCCAGATTTGCCCGGCCCAGATCAACATTCCGCAGTACATCGAGCAGGCCAAGATGGGCCTGTACGAGGACGCCATTCTCACCCTCAAGGAGCGCAACCCCCTTATTCTCTCCATCGGCCGGGTCTGCCCCGCGCCGTGCGAGGGGTACTGCCGCCGCGCCCTGGTGGACGACCCCGTGGGCATCAACTACGTCAAGCGTTTCTTGGCGGACTGGGAGATGGAGAACGGCCGGGTGGAACTGTCCATCGCCAACGAGACGGGCAAGCGGGTGGCCGTCATCGGCGGAGGCCCGGCCGGGCTGTCCTGCGCCTATTTCCTGCGCCGCCTGGGCCATCGGCCGACCATTTTCGATTCCCAGCCCGAACTGGGTGGCCAGTTGCGCTACGGCATTCCGGAATACCGGCTGCCCAAGCGCGTGCTGGACTGGGAAATCCAGTCCATCCTGGACCTTGGTATCGAGGCCCACACCAACCAGCAGCTTGGCCACGATTTCACCGTCGATTCCCTGCGGAGCGAGGGCTACGAGGCCTTCTTCCTGGGCATGGGCGCCTGGCTCAACCGGGGCCTGGGCGTGGAGGGCGAGGACGCCAGGGGCGTCTGGCCGGGCACCGAGTTTCTGACCGAGTTTTCCCTGGGCCGCGAACCGGAGATCGGCCGGAACGTGGTCGTGGTGGGCGGCGGCAACACGGCCGTGGACGCGGCCCGTACCGCCCGGCGGACAAACGCGAACGTGACCATCATGTACCGCCGCACCGAGGCGGAGATGCCGGCCAACAAGGAGGAAATCCACGCCGCCAAGGAGGAGGGCGTGGCGTTTCGGCTGCTGGCCAATCCATCCCGCATCGTCAAGGACGAATCCGGCCGCGTCAAGCAGCTTGAATATCTTGAGATGGAACTCGGCGAACCGGACGAATCCGGCCGCCGCAGGCCGGTGCCCAAGGAAGGGTCGGAGTCGCTCATGGACTGCGACATGCTCATCGCGGCCATCGGCCAGTACCCTGACACCTGCTACATCGAGGAAGAGGCCTGCGACATCTCCAAGCGCAAGACCATCGTGGTGGATCAGGACACCATGCAGACCTCCATCGAGGGCGTGTTCGCCGCGGGCGATCTGGTCAGCGGCCCCGCGCTGGTGGTCACGGCCATAGGCGGCGGGCGCAAGGCGGCCCGGGGCATCCACTACTACCTCCAACAGGGCGAGATTCCCGTGCCGGTGAATCTGCAACGCCGCCCCATCGAGGAAACCCTGTTCCAGGACCTGGAGGGCGTGGGCAAGATTCCCCGTGTGCGCCAGCCGGAACTGTGCGCCGAGGAGCGGGAATGCAACTTCCGCGAGGTGGAACAGACCATTTCCGAGCGCGAACTCAAGCTGGAGGCCGCCCGCTGCCTGCGCTGCGGCTCCACCTGCTACAACAAGGACCCCGAGGCGTTGAGCATCATGGGCAGGAAAGAATTCCAGGCCTCTGGCCAGGAGATTTCCCTGGACGACATTCCGTTGAAGGAGGCCAGGCCGTGATTTCCCGCCGCCGTTTTCTGGGGCTGGCCGCCACGGCCGCCGCGGGGTGCCTGGTGCCCGCCTTCGCCGGGGCGGAGCGGCTGGACGGACGCGTCGTGGCCCAGCAACTGCGCACAGGCATGGGCACCTTCGTCGCCGTGGTCGCGGCGGACGCCTCCCGCGACCGGGCGGAGGAGGCGGTGGGGCTTGCTTTTCGGGCCATGGAGTCCCTGGAGCCGATTTTTTCGCGATTCAACCCCGCCTCGCCGGTTAGTGTGCTCAACGAGCGGAGCAGGGTGGACGCGCCGCCGGAACTGGCCGATCTGGCCGGGCGATGCCACGATCTCCACGCCCGCACGGCAGGGGCCTTCAACCCACTGGTCCTGCCCGCGCAGAGGGTGCTTGAAAGCGGCTCGGACGACCCCGGGGCCGTGCGCGAGGCGTTGGCCCTTGCGGACATGAACGGTTTTTCCGTTCGCGGCCGCGAGCTGCGCTTTGAAAAGTCCGGCATGGGGCTGACCCTGGACGGCGCGGCCAAGGGCGTCATCGTGGACCGCATGGCGGAAGCGCTGGAACGCGCCGGGGTGTCGAACTACTGCGTCAACGCCGGGGGCGACGTGCGCGTTTCCGGCCGCACCGAGCGGGGCGAGCCCTGGCTGGTGGCTGTGGAGAATCCGCTGGGCGGGCGGCGCGAAATCCTGGCTCTTACATCTGGTGGTCTGGCTACTTCCGGCGGCTACGAGGTCTCCTACGGGCCGGAAGAGCTTTTCCACCAT
Proteins encoded:
- a CDS encoding electron transport complex protein RnfA → MHDYFLMVMSAIFVNNIVLAQYLGNCPFLGCSKDRKVAMGMGGAVVFVAFMASVITWLIQRYALTPLGLGYLQTIVFILVIASLVQFVEMFLKKVIPPLYTALGIFLPLITTNCAVMGIALLVQRQELTFTEAVVFSLASGAGFMLALVVLSAIRERLLVARMPKAMEGTAAGLVMAGLMSLAFFAFQGMI
- the rnfG gene encoding RnfABCDGE type electron transport complex subunit G encodes the protein MREGLRMIIVLTCICAGSGFLLASVKQWTEPKIENQILTHVKGPAVMAVLPPHDNDPIMDRRSFVMPDGGEAVVFPAVSGGELRAVALERTAEGYGGPLGVMVGFEVGEEALTGIAVTTHRETPGVGSRVTLPGFTRQFGGHPFSQLILRSGGGDIDAVSGATVSSKAAISAVNKAVEDYRAIAPSLREAFGS
- a CDS encoding RnfABCDGE type electron transport complex subunit B, which gives rise to MVETSVLFLLALGFGAAVVLAVASRLLYVKEDPRIAEVEAVLPGINCGGCGYAGCAGVAQAVVKGEAGTNVCVAGGPETAEAVAGVLGLEVMLREPELAFHDCQGGRRAAEKYQYEGVRDCRAQALLHGGSKECGYGCLGLGTCVRACPFGAMRMTAKGVPEIDPAKCRACGRCADVCPRGVMTIVSTPARLLHLNTTGECLAPCRQICPAQINIPQYIEQAKMGLYEDAILTLKERNPLILSIGRVCPAPCEGYCRRALVDDPVGINYVKRFLADWEMENGRVELSIANETGKRVAVIGGGPAGLSCAYFLRRLGHRPTIFDSQPELGGQLRYGIPEYRLPKRVLDWEIQSILDLGIEAHTNQQLGHDFTVDSLRSEGYEAFFLGMGAWLNRGLGVEGEDARGVWPGTEFLTEFSLGREPEIGRNVVVVGGGNTAVDAARTARRTNANVTIMYRRTEAEMPANKEEIHAAKEEGVAFRLLANPSRIVKDESGRVKQLEYLEMELGEPDESGRRRPVPKEGSESLMDCDMLIAAIGQYPDTCYIEEEACDISKRKTIVVDQDTMQTSIEGVFAAGDLVSGPALVVTAIGGGRKAARGIHYYLQQGEIPVPVNLQRRPIEETLFQDLEGVGKIPRVRQPELCAEERECNFREVEQTISERELKLEAARCLRCGSTCYNKDPEALSIMGRKEFQASGQEISLDDIPLKEARP
- a CDS encoding FAD:protein FMN transferase, with the protein product MISRRRFLGLAATAAAGCLVPAFAGAERLDGRVVAQQLRTGMGTFVAVVAADASRDRAEEAVGLAFRAMESLEPIFSRFNPASPVSVLNERSRVDAPPELADLAGRCHDLHARTAGAFNPLVLPAQRVLESGSDDPGAVREALALADMNGFSVRGRELRFEKSGMGLTLDGAAKGVIVDRMAEALERAGVSNYCVNAGGDVRVSGRTERGEPWLVAVENPLGGRREILALTSGGLATSGGYEVSYGPEELFHHILDPARGGSPRGQAQATAHAPTCGEADALATALLVGGPRRGLEWLGPGRHARLVSRDGGAIASPGWNTLRG
- the rsxE gene encoding electron transport complex subunit RsxE, with amino-acid sequence MNRLWKEFSKGLWRDLPPFKIVLGLCPVLAVTKSASNGLGMGVAVIFVLTLANIIVSSLRKLIPAKVRIAAYIVIIATLVVTVEQLMQAFSYPLYQRLGIFVPLIVVNCLILGRAEAFAARNPVHLAAADGLGMGVGFAASLTVLGGLRELLGAGSLFGAAVMPASFEPFAFMIEAPGAFVSLGLMLAAMNVIGRLEGRAPAQHGGCATCAGACYRREGVEEMEAGGLPPGLEDFRKEKQES
- a CDS encoding 4Fe-4S dicluster domain-containing protein — encoded protein: MARDELRLLGDVAPLREPPAADVFRLGLAYQGLAVGEGETVGAGQRIAKHQDDLGGDLHAPVSGVVEKVEGESVTIRASRDVQPEESGKLDTASADALRRSLTRKGVDMRRIKPAKELVVNGVNPEPGSSVHQQLLTHEMETLLAGLAKVQAVVGPSRIFLVAPEGQPALGPNPVVRVEPVHPNGLDSLAARAVTEREWPGDVAVATVLDLWRIGRVARTGRPLTETVLTCGGDNWRVPIGVSAGHMLEAAGLKPGDGDRVALGGRMLGAAQYELSAAVSRDTYALTLVAASEGPEYEDAACINCGECDRVCPARIPVSLMARQAEFGYYDRAADLDLYSCLECGLCAWVCPARRPMLQYIRLAKTELDKTEDWLPDEHRALRDRARAWLRRIWS
- a CDS encoding RnfABCDGE type electron transport complex subunit D, translated to MKLTVSCPPHSHCGRTTRGLMASWLLAMLPAAVMAALLYGLPAVRVMALSMAVAVAVEWLCCRAMKRPSSIGDGNALLIGLTFAFLVPVTAPWWLVTVGSATAVALGKMAFGGLGGNPLNPAVVGWAVCRVSWKGPMNPDFSVLQTALESPVSVFKYFGPRAAAEMDKLAMFFGDQLGGVADSQVAALLLGGALLLATGRLRPAIPLAYLAGLAGAAWVFQMALPGEAASPAFHLLAGGTVFAAFFLAPEWGSSPVSKRGMIVYGLFAGAMTVLIRQYGVYTQAAPFAVLLANLLTPLLDNLRPKAFARGGR